The following are encoded together in the Sphingomonas insulae genome:
- a CDS encoding tail tape measure protein, producing MDEVERMTIGVRADTAGFAREVEAMRGTLEGSLGAGAERAGRAIEGALLRAVRSGKFGFEELKGVALAVLADIARAAVHAGVERVTGGASLSGGLAGLAGLPGRATGGPVAPGRGYVVGERGPELFVPTSSGRVETGAPAGGGRDVRVTITVNAHAGEAPAALQRSGRQVARAVRAALDA from the coding sequence ATGGATGAGGTGGAGCGGATGACGATCGGCGTGCGCGCCGACACGGCGGGGTTCGCGCGTGAGGTGGAGGCGATGCGGGGCACGCTGGAGGGATCGCTGGGCGCCGGAGCGGAGCGGGCGGGACGGGCGATCGAGGGCGCGCTGCTGCGGGCGGTGCGGTCGGGCAAGTTCGGGTTCGAGGAGCTGAAGGGCGTCGCGCTGGCGGTGCTGGCCGATATCGCGCGGGCGGCGGTGCATGCCGGCGTCGAGCGGGTGACTGGCGGCGCGTCGTTGAGCGGCGGGCTGGCGGGGCTGGCCGGCCTGCCGGGGCGGGCGACGGGCGGTCCGGTGGCGCCGGGCCGCGGCTATGTCGTCGGCGAGCGCGGGCCGGAGCTGTTCGTGCCGACATCGAGCGGGCGAGTGGAGACCGGCGCACCGGCCGGCGGTGGGCGCGACGTGCGGGTGACGATCACCGTCAACGCGCACGCGGGCGAGGCGCCGGCGGCGTTGCAGCGATCGGGGCGGCAGGTGGCGCGGGCGGTGCGGGCGGCGCTGGACGCGTAG
- a CDS encoding gene transfer agent family protein — MSGPANPARGECGLRVDGCDLVLRPSFEALVAAEGELGPLFALVERAVEGRLALAELVTLFWHCLRDLPDGMTRERLGEAVVQLGLAKATPVLRALLGQILAGR; from the coding sequence ATGAGCGGGCCTGCCAATCCGGCGCGGGGCGAATGCGGCCTACGCGTCGATGGTTGCGACCTGGTGCTGCGACCGTCGTTCGAGGCGCTGGTCGCCGCGGAGGGCGAACTGGGGCCGCTGTTCGCGCTGGTCGAGCGGGCGGTCGAGGGGCGGCTGGCGCTGGCCGAGCTGGTGACGCTGTTCTGGCATTGCCTGCGCGATCTGCCCGACGGGATGACGCGCGAACGGCTGGGCGAGGCGGTGGTGCAGCTGGGGCTGGCGAAGGCGACGCCGGTGCTGCGCGCATTGCTCGGCCAGATCCTGGCGGGGCGATGA
- a CDS encoding phage major capsid protein, which yields MDVIERPALDGARVVQADGAFAGFVRAGTTLEMKAFTGVSGDAGGFAVPREIDAQIAAVLKGASPIRAIANVVKVGSAGYRKLITTGGTPSGWAAETAPRPETASPVFAELVPPMGELYANPSASQAMLDDAAFDVEAWLAGEIAAEFARAEGAAFIGGNGVNRPRGFLTGAMSSAKDGVRPLGTLQYLPSGAASDFGTAPDERLIDLVQAVRAPYRQGASWVMNAATLARIRKFKSNDGMPLWQPSLASGQPAMLLGYPVVEAEDMPDIAANAFAIAFGNFRAGYLIAERAETAILRDPYSNKPFVGFYATKRIGGCVADSEAIKLMKFATA from the coding sequence GTGGACGTGATCGAACGGCCGGCGCTGGATGGCGCGCGCGTGGTGCAGGCGGACGGGGCCTTTGCCGGATTCGTCCGGGCGGGGACGACGCTGGAGATGAAGGCGTTCACCGGGGTGAGCGGGGATGCGGGCGGCTTTGCGGTGCCGCGCGAGATCGATGCGCAGATCGCGGCGGTGCTGAAGGGGGCATCGCCGATCCGCGCCATCGCCAATGTCGTGAAGGTGGGATCGGCGGGATACCGCAAGCTCATCACCACCGGCGGGACTCCGTCGGGCTGGGCGGCGGAGACGGCGCCGCGGCCGGAGACGGCGAGCCCGGTCTTCGCCGAGCTGGTGCCGCCGATGGGCGAATTGTACGCCAACCCTTCGGCCAGCCAGGCGATGCTGGACGATGCGGCGTTCGACGTCGAGGCATGGCTGGCGGGCGAGATCGCGGCGGAGTTCGCGCGGGCGGAGGGTGCGGCCTTCATCGGCGGCAACGGCGTCAACCGGCCCAGGGGGTTCCTGACCGGCGCGATGTCGAGCGCGAAGGACGGGGTACGGCCGCTCGGCACGCTGCAATATCTGCCGAGCGGGGCGGCGAGCGATTTCGGCACCGCGCCGGACGAACGGCTGATCGACCTGGTGCAGGCGGTGCGCGCGCCGTACCGGCAGGGCGCGAGCTGGGTGATGAACGCAGCGACGCTGGCGCGCATCCGCAAGTTCAAGAGCAACGACGGCATGCCGTTGTGGCAGCCGAGCCTGGCGAGCGGGCAGCCCGCCATGCTGCTCGGCTATCCGGTGGTCGAGGCGGAGGACATGCCCGACATCGCCGCCAATGCCTTCGCCATCGCCTTCGGCAATTTCCGCGCCGGCTATCTGATCGCCGAACGGGCCGAGACGGCGATCCTGCGCGATCCCTATTCGAACAAGCCGTTCGTCGGCTTCTACGCCACCAAGCGGATCGGCGGCTGCGTCGCCGACAGCGAGGCGATCAAGCTGATGAAGTTCGCCACCGCCTGA
- a CDS encoding phage portal protein, which translates to MRLFGWKAAREGGRPALSRAGSGVALGEWPRSYEAQVRDGFAGNAIAQRAVKLVAESVCAAPLKASAAEVLALVQARSGGQALLETVAAQLLLHGNAYVQVLRDAEGAAAALYALRPERVSVEVDAGGWPTAYRYAVGERRTRLDAEGPRPDVVHIRSFNPVDDHYGMGCLGAASGAVAVHNAAGRWNKALLDNAARPSGALVYDPGDGAALSAEQFERLKAEMEAGFAGAGNAGRPMLLEGGLKWQALSLSPADMDFVGLKEGAAREIALAFGVPPMLLGLPGDATYANYREANRALWRLTVLPLADAILATLAQGLAGWFDGATLAVDLDAVPALSEDRERLWASVAAADFLSDEDKRRMVGIGA; encoded by the coding sequence ATGCGGTTGTTTGGGTGGAAGGCCGCTCGCGAGGGCGGGCGGCCGGCGTTGTCGCGTGCCGGGTCGGGCGTGGCGCTGGGGGAATGGCCGCGGTCGTATGAGGCGCAGGTGCGGGACGGGTTCGCGGGCAATGCGATCGCACAGCGGGCGGTGAAGCTGGTCGCGGAAAGCGTCTGCGCGGCACCATTGAAGGCCAGTGCCGCCGAGGTGTTGGCATTGGTGCAGGCGCGATCCGGCGGGCAGGCGCTGCTGGAGACGGTCGCGGCGCAGCTGCTGTTGCACGGCAACGCCTATGTCCAGGTGCTGCGCGATGCGGAGGGCGCCGCGGCGGCGCTGTATGCGCTGCGGCCGGAACGGGTGAGCGTCGAGGTGGATGCGGGCGGGTGGCCGACCGCCTATCGCTATGCGGTGGGCGAGCGGCGGACGCGGCTGGATGCCGAGGGGCCGCGACCGGATGTGGTGCATATCCGCAGCTTCAATCCGGTCGACGACCATTACGGCATGGGCTGCCTGGGGGCGGCATCGGGCGCGGTGGCGGTGCACAATGCGGCGGGGCGGTGGAACAAGGCGCTGCTGGACAATGCGGCGCGGCCATCGGGGGCGCTGGTGTACGATCCGGGCGATGGCGCGGCGCTGAGCGCGGAGCAGTTCGAGCGGCTGAAGGCGGAGATGGAGGCGGGGTTCGCGGGCGCGGGCAATGCCGGGCGGCCGATGCTGCTGGAGGGCGGGCTCAAGTGGCAGGCGCTGTCGCTGTCGCCAGCCGACATGGACTTCGTCGGGCTGAAGGAGGGCGCGGCGCGCGAGATCGCGCTGGCGTTCGGGGTGCCGCCGATGCTGCTCGGCCTGCCCGGCGATGCGACCTATGCCAATTATCGCGAGGCGAACCGGGCATTGTGGCGGCTGACGGTGTTGCCGCTGGCAGACGCGATCCTGGCGACGCTGGCGCAGGGGCTGGCGGGATGGTTCGACGGGGCGACGCTGGCGGTCGACCTGGATGCGGTGCCGGCGCTGTCCGAGGATCGCGAGCGATTGTGGGCGAGCGTCGCGGCGGCGGATTTCCTGTCGGATGAGGACAAGCGGCGGATGGTGGGGATCGGGGCATGA
- the gp17 gene encoding tail completion protein gp17, with protein sequence MSAARVLHAAVVVQLAGAMRAPDALPALAPDAPPARVFDAPPARAALPYVVVEDPVLMASDAVGITGRSGTVAIACVDGGVSPVRARALLAAVEAAMAGLPPQLREGWRVTSVRLARSQVTQGKGERWTASSVFAVRMFRSN encoded by the coding sequence GTGAGCGCGGCGAGGGTGCTGCACGCGGCGGTCGTGGTGCAGCTGGCGGGGGCGATGCGGGCGCCCGATGCGCTCCCGGCGCTAGCCCCCGATGCGCCCCCGGCGCGCGTGTTCGATGCGCCTCCGGCGCGGGCGGCGCTGCCGTATGTGGTGGTCGAGGACCCGGTGCTGATGGCGAGCGATGCGGTGGGCATCACCGGGCGGAGCGGCACGGTGGCGATCGCATGCGTCGACGGCGGCGTGTCGCCGGTGCGGGCGCGGGCGCTGCTGGCGGCGGTCGAGGCGGCGATGGCCGGCCTGCCGCCGCAATTGCGCGAGGGGTGGCGGGTGACGTCGGTGCGGCTGGCGCGGAGCCAGGTGACGCAGGGCAAGGGCGAACGCTGGACCGCATCGAGCGTGTTCGCGGTGCGGATGTTCCGCAGCAATTAA
- a CDS encoding phage major tail protein, TP901-1 family, which produces MAVERGSAFLLKVGDGGQVPTFATVAGLRTTQLSVNGEAVVVTSKDSGGWRQLLSGAGVRSVSVSGAGVFTGSVAEVRIKASALSGVLDDYRLSFESGDSMTGRFLVTRLDYAGDFNGERSYTLSLESSGPVVVA; this is translated from the coding sequence ATGGCGGTGGAACGGGGCAGTGCGTTCCTGCTGAAGGTCGGCGACGGCGGGCAGGTACCCACATTCGCGACGGTGGCGGGGCTGCGCACGACGCAATTGAGCGTCAACGGCGAAGCGGTGGTGGTGACCAGCAAGGATTCGGGCGGCTGGCGGCAATTGCTGTCGGGCGCGGGCGTGCGCAGCGTCAGCGTGTCGGGCGCAGGCGTCTTCACCGGATCGGTGGCGGAGGTGCGGATCAAGGCGAGCGCGCTGTCGGGCGTGCTCGACGATTACCGGCTGAGCTTCGAGAGCGGCGACAGCATGACCGGGCGGTTCCTGGTGACGCGACTGGATTATGCCGGCGATTTCAACGGCGAGCGATCCTACACCTTGAGCCTGGAGAGTTCCGGGCCGGTGGTGGTGGCATGA
- a CDS encoding DUF6127 family protein, translating to MSGGQADTGVLAQLMAQAAREGADLATMRAVAEEAGELSAMRALTRLGLADEAARVDLADLRELLAAWRDAKRSVWKAAAGWCVRLVGALVLTGLAVKLGFGGWLK from the coding sequence ATGAGCGGCGGTCAGGCGGATACGGGCGTGCTGGCGCAGCTGATGGCGCAGGCGGCGCGCGAGGGCGCCGACCTGGCGACGATGCGCGCGGTGGCGGAGGAGGCGGGCGAGCTGTCGGCGATGCGGGCGCTGACCCGGCTGGGGCTGGCGGACGAGGCGGCGCGGGTCGACCTGGCCGACCTGCGCGAGCTGCTGGCGGCGTGGCGCGATGCCAAGCGGTCGGTGTGGAAGGCGGCGGCGGGCTGGTGCGTGCGGCTGGTCGGCGCGCTGGTGCTGACCGGGCTGGCGGTGAAGCTGGGCTTCGGCGGGTGGCTGAAGTGA
- a CDS encoding head-tail connector protein — protein sequence MEGAAMPAGVVAAAAAAAGAYLRIAEAPDAVLTQGAGTALALAEAFCGQRLIGRACEDVIGVGRDWQRLAQRPVSAIRGLTGLQAPGAPFVLPVDAYAVDIDADGNGWVRVTTPGAAMRVAVSYTAGLAAAWDALPEPVAQGVTLLAAHLFEHREGSAAPPAAVAALWRPFRRMRL from the coding sequence ATGGAGGGGGCGGCGATGCCGGCCGGGGTGGTCGCGGCTGCGGCGGCCGCGGCGGGGGCGTATCTGCGGATCGCGGAGGCACCCGATGCGGTGCTGACGCAGGGCGCGGGAACGGCGCTGGCGCTGGCCGAGGCATTCTGCGGGCAGCGGCTGATCGGGCGGGCGTGCGAGGATGTGATCGGCGTGGGGCGCGACTGGCAGCGGCTGGCGCAGCGGCCGGTCAGCGCGATCCGGGGGCTGACCGGGCTGCAGGCGCCGGGGGCGCCGTTCGTGCTGCCGGTGGATGCCTATGCGGTCGACATCGATGCGGACGGCAACGGCTGGGTCCGGGTGACCACACCCGGCGCGGCGATGCGGGTGGCGGTGAGCTATACCGCGGGGCTGGCGGCGGCGTGGGACGCGCTGCCCGAGCCGGTGGCGCAGGGCGTGACGCTGCTGGCGGCGCATCTGTTCGAACACCGCGAGGGCAGCGCTGCCCCGCCGGCGGCGGTGGCGGCGCTGTGGCGGCCGTTCCGGCGGATGCGGCTGTGA
- a CDS encoding HK97 family phage prohead protease → MAEVTAAVRFGGYAAVFGLVDRAGDVMRPGAFADAGPVPLLWQHHGTPVGRIVALGEDARGLRVEGEIDDADVARLVGARTLDGLSVGYRPLVVRQGARRELLRVMLAEVSVVAVPMQALARIDRID, encoded by the coding sequence GTGGCTGAAGTGACCGCGGCGGTCCGGTTCGGGGGCTATGCCGCGGTGTTCGGGCTGGTCGATCGCGCCGGCGACGTCATGCGGCCCGGCGCCTTTGCCGATGCCGGCCCGGTGCCGCTGCTGTGGCAGCATCATGGGACGCCGGTCGGCCGGATCGTCGCGCTCGGCGAGGATGCGCGGGGGCTGCGCGTCGAGGGCGAGATCGACGATGCGGATGTCGCGCGGCTGGTCGGCGCGCGGACGCTGGACGGGCTGTCGGTCGGCTATCGCCCGCTGGTGGTGCGGCAGGGCGCGCGGCGCGAGTTGCTGCGCGTGATGCTGGCCGAGGTGAGCGTGGTGGCGGTGCCGATGCAGGCGCTCGCGCGGATCGACCGGATCGACTGA
- a CDS encoding phage tail assembly chaperone, translating into MTCFADGAVRLAGFAGAVLGWSPAAFWRATPAELAAVVMAASGGGAAAMTPPDAATLARMREAFPDG; encoded by the coding sequence ATGACCTGCTTTGCGGACGGGGCGGTGCGGCTGGCGGGATTTGCCGGGGCGGTGCTGGGGTGGAGCCCGGCGGCGTTCTGGCGGGCGACGCCGGCCGAACTGGCGGCGGTGGTGATGGCGGCGAGCGGCGGCGGCGCGGCGGCGATGACGCCGCCGGACGCGGCCACGCTGGCCCGGATGCGGGAGGCGTTTCCGGATGGATGA